From Pseudomonas sp. stari2:
TCGATGATGAATCCCACCGCGTCCGATTGCGGGTCGAGATCGGCCGGCTGCGCGCCGCACTGAAGCCGTTGGCCGGAATCACTGCGACTTTCCGTGGCTATGCGCTGGTCGCGCAAGACGTCGCGCTGCTGACGTTACCCCTCGAAGACAAGCACGCGGCACTGCTGGCCCTGCTTGCGGACGGCGAGGCATGGTCGAGTTCGGCACTGGCGCTTGCGCTGGGCAGCAGCCAGCGCCAGATACAACGGGCCCTGGAATCGCTGGCCGCGCAAGGCAAGGTCCAGGCATTCGGTGTCGGCCGTGCACGTCGCTGGCTGACTCCGCCGGTGCCGGGTTTCGCGACGATCTTGTTACTCCCGGTGTCGTTGGGCAATGGCTAGGCTGGACTCACCACTCAACGAGGCAACCGGCATGAAACAGGCAAACGCAGAAATCCTTCGTGAATACGGCCCGTTCGAAGGCATCCACGGCGTCCATGGTGTGACCTTCGACGGCCAGCAGGTCTGGTTCGCCAGCGACGGCCAGCTCAATGCGCTGGACCCGGCCAGCGGCCAGACCGTGCGCACCATCAAGGTCGGGGCCGATGGTGGTACCGCATTCGACGGCAAGCATCTGTATCAGATTGCCGACCGGCGTATCCACAAGATCGATCCGGCCACCGGCAAGGTGCTCCATACCATCGCAGCCCCCGGCGGTGGTGGCGACTCGGGCATGGCCTGGGCCGAGGGCACGTTGTGGGTCGGGCAGTATCGCGAGCGCAAGATCCATCAGATCGACCCGCAGACCGGCAAGATCCTCCGCACGCTGGAGTCAAACCGCTTTGTCACCGGCGTGACCTGGGTTGACGGTGCGCTGTGGCATGGGACGTGGGAAGGCGATGAAAGCGAGATCCGGCGTGTCGATCCGGGCAACGGCGAAGTTCTCGAAAGCCTCGCGTTGCCCAACGGCATCGGCGTCTCGGGACTGGAAGCCGATGGCGGTGAACGTTTCTACTGTGGCGGTGGGGACACCAACAGCGTACGGGCGGTGCGCCGGCCGAAGTGAGTCAGGGCGCGCCGAACAGCATCGTCCAGTACACACCGTTGTCACTGCGGGCATCACTGGCAAATCCGGCGCCGACCTGGGTGAACATCGGGTTCATCAGGTTGGCGCAGTGCCCGGGGCTGGCGAGCCAGCCGGCCATCGCGCTGCCCGGTGAGCTTTGCCCGGCAGCGATGTTCTCGCCGATCTGCCGGCCACGGTAGCCGGCGGCGTGGGCACGGTCGGCCGGCATGTCGCCGTCCGGGTCCTGGTGAGCGAAGTAGTTGCCGTAGGCCATGGCCTTGCTGTGACCCTGGGCAGCGGCGCCGAGGGACGGGTTCCAACTCAGGGGCCGGGCGGCGGCGAAACGCTGGCGTCCGCACATCCGGGGCCGGGCGCGGGCAGCGTTGACTTGCGCCAGCAGGGCCTTGCCGACGCTGCGGTTGTCGCCCATGCGACTGTCGATCACCGGCCGGGCCAGCACCACTTGCCACTCACTGCGGGCGCGGCTGATGCCGATGTCAGCGTACTGCGCGTCGATCAATGCGCTGCAGTGTTCGTCCTGCAACTGATCGAACGCCTCTTCGGCATCTTCGGCCCCGACAATGCGGATGCTGCGCACGGCCACCGCCGCATAACCGGAAGACTTCAACTGCTCGCGCAACCCACCGCCGCCGTAGCCATAACCAATGGGCAACGCAATGTTCTGCTTGAGCGCCAGCGGCGCCAGGCGTTGTCCCGCACGCCGGTCACAGCGTTGCGGATGGGCGCGCAGGTCATTGATGGCGGCCGCCAGTTGTCGCTCCGCGCCAGCATGGGCGGAGGGGGCGAGCAAAGGAGAAAGGAGCAACAGGCACAGCGATACGAAGCGAGACGAACGAACGGCGTGGCGCATGGGACGCAAGACTCTGAAAAAGACAGTGCTGACAGGGAGTTAACCGCGAATGCGGCGCGTGTAGGACTGACCTTTCTGCACTTGGTTCACGGGGCGCCCATGGCTTTGTCCGGACGCCGACGAACTGCGCAGTGGCCGCTCACCGGTTCAACACTTCCTTCATCCATTGCAGGTATTGCGGGCGTTCGGAAATCGTATTGTGCGTTGCCTCCGCCACCACTTTCAGGGTTGCCACGCCATCGGGGAAACTGCGCAGCAGGCGTTCGCTGCTACCCCGTGGCACCACCTCGTCATCGCTCGCCGCCAGCAGCAGGGTCGGCGCACGGATATGCTCGGCGTATTTGCCGGATTCGTAACGCTCCTTGAGTAGCCATTTCACCGGCACCCATGGGTAAAGCCGGACGGCGAGTTCCTGGAGACTGTTGAAGGGTGTGACCAGAATCAGCCGTGTCACCGGCCGCTGACTGGCCAGCCGCACCGCGACACCGGAACCCAGGCTGCGCCCGATCAGAGCGATCTGCGGATGCCTGGAAAACACCTGATCGAACAACCCCAGAGCGTCCCGGGCATTCGCCTCTTCGGACGGGGAGCCACCGCTGCCGCCAAAACCGCGATAGTGCAGCAGGTAGATCGCGTAGTCGGGGAAGGTCTCGGCAAAGGCCGGCAGATTGCGTGAAACGTCCTCGGCATTGCCACCGAAATAGATCAACGCCCGCGCCCCGGAATGCTCGCGGACACTGACGCGAATGTCCGCATCGGGCATTGTCAGAGTCATCCGCGATTC
This genomic window contains:
- a CDS encoding glutamine cyclotransferase, which translates into the protein MKQANAEILREYGPFEGIHGVHGVTFDGQQVWFASDGQLNALDPASGQTVRTIKVGADGGTAFDGKHLYQIADRRIHKIDPATGKVLHTIAAPGGGGDSGMAWAEGTLWVGQYRERKIHQIDPQTGKILRTLESNRFVTGVTWVDGALWHGTWEGDESEIRRVDPGNGEVLESLALPNGIGVSGLEADGGERFYCGGGDTNSVRAVRRPK
- a CDS encoding CAP domain-containing protein, translating into MRHAVRSSRFVSLCLLLLSPLLAPSAHAGAERQLAAAINDLRAHPQRCDRRAGQRLAPLALKQNIALPIGYGYGGGGLREQLKSSGYAAVAVRSIRIVGAEDAEEAFDQLQDEHCSALIDAQYADIGISRARSEWQVVLARPVIDSRMGDNRSVGKALLAQVNAARARPRMCGRQRFAAARPLSWNPSLGAAAQGHSKAMAYGNYFAHQDPDGDMPADRAHAAGYRGRQIGENIAAGQSSPGSAMAGWLASPGHCANLMNPMFTQVGAGFASDARSDNGVYWTMLFGAP
- a CDS encoding alpha/beta fold hydrolase, giving the protein MSRILMSLVALLLALYLILCAALFVFQRSLIYFPQAGSMDSAESRMTLTMPDADIRVSVREHSGARALIYFGGNAEDVSRNLPAFAETFPDYAIYLLHYRGFGGSGGSPSEEANARDALGLFDQVFSRHPQIALIGRSLGSGVAVRLASQRPVTRLILVTPFNSLQELAVRLYPWVPVKWLLKERYESGKYAEHIRAPTLLLAASDDEVVPRGSSERLLRSFPDGVATLKVVAEATHNTISERPQYLQWMKEVLNR